The following coding sequences are from one bacterium window:
- a CDS encoding ORF6N domain-containing protein, whose amino-acid sequence MLYEVPTKRFNEQVKRNIKRFLEEFMFQLTKEELESLRSQIATSKRGGRRYLPYAFTEHARVLGVSP is encoded by the coding sequence ATGCTGTATGAAGTGCCTACAAAAAGGTTCAATGAGCAGGTAAAAAGGAACATCAAAAGGTTTCTGGAAGAGTTCATGTTCCAGCTTACAAAAGAAGAGCTTGAAAGTTTGAGGTCGCAAATTGCGACCTCAAAAAGAGGTGGTCGGAGATACTTACCTTATGCTTTTACTGAGCATGCACGAGTTCTGGGGGTCAGCCCTTGA